aagagttagggttttgagagaagagaaaacaaagtagaaaagaggagaaaggagaagaacgttcaagattcgtcaagatcgtcgagtttgACTTATAgatttcatcgggggtgatccctacaaggtatgtgagctcACATAGAGTTGGGTTAATTcgcccacgcgccaatcatgatttatttcagcgaatttaagttcttgaaagattagaaattgagttcttgaatgggtttgttgaagtttcattaGATTCTTGTTTCGCTGAATTCATTGAGGAGTTGTTTGTTCTTAATCTATGATTTTAGGTTCGATTTTaagtagaatctgatgtacttTGAACATTTAATCGATTCTATGTTTTGGGTAAAAGAACCCAcggagtttagagggtttagagcagaaaaacaaagaagagatTTCTCGGACGAAATCCGACATAAGTGGCGCATCGTAGAGCTGGTTCCCAGTTTTGTGAATTTTCATTTCGCGTCGCAGAGCCATCATGGAgtcttctgcctcaaaagtcattttcgaaactaaaaattaaatatgtctcCGCGTCGCGAACCCACCCTCAGATATtaatttttggtctttttttcGTGTTTTGCTATCTAAATTCACTCTTAAACATAATGAGATATtttctatcacaaatcacaatccttgaatccataattcaatttaagGAGCAGTTaggagtcaagtcaagagaagtcaagagttaagttaagagaagttcataaagtttcttttttttaaaagtcttttacaaacgttttaactttgtttaaagacttaagttttgagttgagtaaagagtaaagagtaaacttgaagttcatttcttcaaaagtatatggggacgatgtattcccaaagggtttaaaatggtttcacatttaaataagaaaggaaaaccttgatttccaaagagtctttgagctagttcttagaaaagagtaaatgctttcataattaagcaagaggggtaactttgatttccaagatacaCTTTGAGCTAAGTTTGGAGCAATTATCTAAAAATCACAGAAcgaagtatgttttaaacataaagggctagtatcatattttgggagtagtattgagcactgatttGGGGACAagcttgagttcagataactcacgtctctataaaccatgtagccatcatgggtagaaaagggtcatacttttcagatgaatccttttcacgtagactagtggatccacttagaaATTTAGGTCCTATACACCCGGCAGGGTATAGGACGCGCTAGCAGCGTGAGGGAGATCGATGTATCATtacaatagctcttatgtgatggcaGTTGGATAGAGAAACGCCTACAGCagtactttgtatttttatatacatcagtttatttgtatttttacatacatgtcagagttatttgtatctttTTATACACAGAGTTGGCATCatattttaaacaacttttctttatattgcatttgttttaaactgctttatattgaaatgagtttagttatgttgagttgagatgagctAGGTAAGTTCTTCAATTCCTTTCAGAttttttcaagcctatgttgtgtttagcattccaacttgcatactcgtacaatcaatgtactgatgccagttggcctgcatcgtattatgatgcagacgcaggtaactaggatcgacatccagcacatcgttgatccagtgaacagttcagagtctgttggcgagcctctttgcattccagaggatcCCTTTGTTTACTTTCAATATTagatagttcattaggatatcgTGGGCCTGttccgacatccatctcagttgttttagaggcttcatatatagtcagtcagatgttaattcattcgtcatcattttgCTATTGCCTTATGTTCAGaattgagttgccattttggctaagttaaatgatattttcaaaacattatgagtttagttttgagacagttaagttgtttagcaTTTGAATTCCTTTCTTATTGCATATAatcttccactgagtaagtaagcggagccaagggtttgcttggggccagcaatggttctcgagtgtcggccacgtccagggtgtagccTCGGGGTGTGAAAAAATGTGAATAAGTTATCCTCCAAATTTATTCAAACatttgataaattattaaacCTGAGCAATCTCAATTATCTAAACCTTCTGATTCCTTAGTAaagttcaatgattttttttactacAAATTACAAATCCCAGTTAAGTAAATTTCAatgatatatgtataaaaaactaaataatttttatgctGCAACAAATaatctagtaaaaataaaataaaataaaaactatgtTATTACATGTGAAATCTGAAGTATTCtgttttttcaagttttataCTTGAATTATTAGGCATGAAGGTTTCCTGCCTAAATTCTGATCAACTATTTGTCAAACGTACCTCAGATCATCTATATGTTGTTCCCTTATTCTACCTGAAATAACACCACcattaaaataggaaaattgaacaattatcAAAATCCATAAACATGTCTTTGGAGACGCCTTCCTCTGAATGTTTCTTCCAGTATTCAATCACTTTAATTTGGTCATTGTTTTTCTATGGACATTAGGTAGGGGAATGACGTTTGAAACGCAATCGTCTTCAATCATATTCTTGATAGCTTGTAACCTTACGGCTATCGCCTCGTCCAGTACAAATACCTTACCATCACAAGTCTTTAGAGTTAAGAACATTGTTAAAGAAGACatgatgataaaaatatatttgaataagagatgttaatttatttttgttgagaatATTATTGAAAGGAGATTTGAATGACTATAATGTCTGAGAGGTTTGAAAGGCTTAATTTATAGAGCATTAGGTTTTCACTGTTCTAGTTGAAGTAGGAAGTCAAAATGGGGAAAAAAAAGTTCATGGGAATATTTATGGAGACTATTgcttaaaaacaaaagaatttcTTGTAATTGGAGTTAATGAGTGTTTGAAAATTCCAATCTTTATCACTCAGAACATATGTAACAGATAGGAAGATGGTGATAGGTATAAGAAATCTTTTGTTGTGTATCTTCTTGTAAAAGGTGAAGTTATTATAACTTTGGAGAATGATGTTTGAATAGTTGTAGACACATATTTAAGCTATCACtaagttttctttttctatacCCTAAACAAGAGGAAAATTAAGACTCTACCtaattttctcaaataatataACTAGCTTTAATTTCTTTCCAACTAAGCTTcttattcatgatttttttcaaaagacaTGTAAAGAGAAAAGTCTAATATTTAATATGAGACAGAGGAAGTAACGTTcatcatattattttgtttgtatGTTAATTGTCTTCCCAACATGAACGATATAAGTGGAGAAACTATTCTAGGTCTTATGATTTAGAGAGAAAAATTGCATCATTACCCCATTCAACTATAACACATTTTTTATAAGACACTGGAACTTTGCCAAGGTCCTAGCACCCTCCTGAAATGATTTAAACGTGGTAAAAATATCCCAAATTTCTGTCAATCTCACGTataagtataagaaagaaagtgCATACACACACCAACTATTACCTACCACGtgccaattattttttaattttattttcgtTTATTTctcattctatttttttaacaaattctCTTTACTTCTTCAATTGTTAATGTGCGTTGGACTGCTGTAAATCCAACCTTTTTCCTCCTCTTCGCCACCACCAGCTTCACTGGTATAACTCCATTTCAaccatttaatttttctatCATCCAATCATAGTTGTATGGGGTAACGGAGGAGATCATGCAATCTAAATTGTTTGAATCAGATAGCTACTGAAATCTATCATTAAAATGTTTCCAAccttaaattcataatttaatcTGTCGTAAATGTGAATTAGTCATTTCTAGTGAATATACattatattaaaagaattaaaacatCGAAAGTTGCTCagatatatatatctaatttaggACTATTTAGAGGAGATTTGAGTGAATAACGTATCTAAaaggataatatttttttctcaaatagcATAACAAGCTTTAATTTCTTTccaacttattttataaatcatTCAAAACCGAGCAATATTTGTTCAAAAAGGAACAACAGAAGATATAACTAAcagaaataaaataacaatacaaaTAGGATATAGCTAAGGAAATAAGGGAAATATTATAAAATCATTCAAAAGCCCAAGCATTCTCTCTACGgacctcctcctcttcctctggAGTATAATCATTCACGATACCAAATACTTCACGTATTTCCTCTATTGGTTTCCCTTTGATCCTATCAGCAAATTCTTGGATTATTACCTCCTTCATTTGTTTATCATCAAAAAAATTAGCAGCCAGGAGAACACCAACTAATTCTGATTGGCTCATCTTCAAGAAATCCTGATCAAAACTCTTTAACTGATCTTTCGTAACACCTTCTTCCGAATATTTCTTTCAATATTGAATAACTTTGGTCATTGTTTTTCCATCAACATTAGACAAGGGGATGATATTAGAAGTACTATCCGCATCTTGTACCATGTTCTTGATGACTTCTGACCTCACAGCTACAGACTCATTGAGTTTGAATTCCTCACCATCGCTAGTCTTGAAAGTTATGAGTTTTTCTGAAGACATGacaaagaaaatagaaagaGCTATGAATGAATGATTTCAATTCATGAGACTAGCTTGGTCATTTATAGTGTATTAggttttaattactttttaaagtTGTGGTAGGAACATGGAAAGCTAAATATTACATTGaccaaaaattattatttttccttttttgaaatttaattaatttactttttaaatctACCTATTATGTCTTAAATTATTATGATAATGATATAATTTAAAGTAACAAGGAAAGTTCTAAACTCGTTGTTTCTTTAATCATCTACTAGAAGACGAGTCATTTCTGATAGTTATTAAAATTGCTTTGTTTGACTACATTTCCGATAAAAGTAATCGGGAAACTAAAACAATAGAATGACCATTTGATCATTTGCTTATTATGTCTATGTCTACTCGGATCTTCTTCGGGCAATTGGGtaagtttaaataaataaaattattcgaCATCGTCGCAACTATACATTATTTGAGTGAATAATATatctagaaaatagaaatattgaGAGTAGCTAATAATAACTAAATTTTGGATTGTTTAGTGGAGACTTGAATCAGATGTCCATTGAAATCATTCATTAAAAGCTTTTGAatctgaaaatttaaaatttgatgtaCCTCAAATTTAAAATGATCATTTCTagtgaaaatataatatactaaAAGAATCGAAACATTGAGATTTTTTCATATGCATAATTTAGGACTATTTAGAGGTTATTTAAGGTAGtcggtattgaaaaaaaatcaactcgTGAGGAAGATGCGTtgtaatgtataaatatatgtgtttgtgattatttatacatatcTAATGTATAGCTATACatcatacatatatacaatcttacactatttatataatattgataCATTAAATATACATTCAGCCATTTAATTAAATAAGAATTTGGTCAATGATACATTTACTTGAGAAGCTGTAGTAAATATGGCCCTTTGGAATATTACTAGTAATTTTTCATACAATTGTAACATCTGATTTGTTCTATTGTAATATTTTAAGCTCATCCACTATCACCTTCCAAGATGCACTATATATTGTGCAAAATGAAAGATGATACATATTTACGTTCCTCCAATTATTATTGTTTAGTTTCTTCACCCAGTGTTTAATATCCAcattaaagtttaattaatttgaattcgtGCCAAGTAGGATCTCACTAAGACTATAGCGTTTTTTCTATACATTCTTCCAACAAATTTTCTTTATATCAAGTTAATTGGATAAGCTTTGAacgaaaataaatcaaaattattaaaagattAAATGTAGATATTTCCTTTTGATATATCAAATTCATCTTTTAACCATTTGTCAGTGTACCTAAGTCTGTATTGCAGCACATCCGGCGGAAGGAATTTAAGTACATATGAAATTGTACTGTATGTAAAATTATGGAATGAAACATAGCATACATATCAAGATCAGTATAAGCAACTAGCATAATCATAATCGTGACATATGAAGGTTAAGAGATAAGGTTGTTCAGACTGCCTTAGGGATACctcttttatcatattttagtttattatgAGAGGTTAATAGTGTAACCGATACAAACCATCATGTGAGCGCATGGAGTTTGATCTCAACCTGATCAACTAAGACATCTCATACCTTACCGAGTACGAGATATACGTGTACATATCATATTAATTCATAACTAGTCCTTACCATGAGCATAAAAGGACTCACATGAACCAACGATACGATCATTAACCTATATCGACAAACGTAGTTTTAGAGTTTGTCATTTCGAATTATGCCTTTTCTATTGACTACTTAGCTCTCTTAAGCTCATGTGATCATGGATTAGCCCGGAGACTTATATCCATAACATTTAAGAACCATAAGtcataaatttcatttatatcATCACGTCATGATGTTACAGTTCATGTAtcataattttgaattcatgagagacatatatcatatcataacataataataaagTGGTATAGAGAATCATAAGATAGCATCATAAGGTCTTAAATTTGGGGACTTTCATAACACATAGTTCTAAGTTTCATAATATAAGAAttccaagaaaatattaaaaaatcgcCAAAGAGTTATCAAGAAGTTATaaagaaaatcattaaaatagttCTCAAGATaagaattttttcttttagtaaTCATTCATATAGAAAATCCTAGAAAACTCATGTGTAAAAGAattatcaagaaattaaaatactttCATAGAGGAAATCTTGTAAAAACTCATGGGTAATTAAAGAATTATCAAGAAATTGAAATACTTTCATGGAGAGTTCTTGGAAGTTCATGAGGATTCAAGAGCAATTCAATAATATGGAGTTACGTTCTAACCCTAATTCATTCACGAAGGATTCTTTTGAATCATGAAAACGTAGTTTGTGGGGAAGAACAAGGTGGATATAGTCTTACATGCTTTAATGATGAAACTTGATGAATTACTTTGGAAGATGAACTCTGGCCTTGAagttttttgaatttcttgagcgTAGGAATTTATGAGGGAATAAGAGgatgttgtaacaccccgtatccgaaaaaagagatttcagatttctggtgttacaggtggcactcaaggacaccatccacggaccgtagatggactcacggtccgtcctgcaggtccttggttcgtgacagaaaacttccccaggactcaatcagaaaatttggctaagtgttgacccacggtcAGActtacggtctgtaggtcaggtcacggaccgtagttcgtgtccgtggatcgatgccccaaaagcccagcttcagtcccgattgacggttgaccagcaaGGACCGTCAATCAATCCACGGTCTGTAGGTGAGGATTAatagccagttagctgaaaattcttgATGGATCAAATTTAGATCGTCATAAATTTTAGTACAAAAATAATtgtgtgtcccatgacctatgatatgatagataattcaattatatttccaacgccactgagtttgctaaattccgacctctgagtaaaaagctatgtttgttttagtgaagccctgtcgggcagactccaCCAACGgatccaatcgacggaccgtcgattgaatgacggcccgtcagtcccgtccgtcaatcactccgacagcagctaagtcaggggtcttttagtcttttcctatttcgtttaacccctaagatacgtcgtttagaccctaaatcatgaggttttagtcagtttaagcctagaaacataactagaacttaccttagtcaaaatcattaatcaaaacttagaaaattagaatcaagataggagaaaaaggtcaagtacccttgttcaagaacgcaacgagGTTTCTTCAGCTCCAGCTCCAAAAtggaaagatttctccgtggaattcgtcaccaggtatgtgggatttcactagtgggttcctttcacctattaggtccctagaattcagtcagattcttgattccatgaatatgaacagacctagggtttctagaatttgaacagatcgtcatgaattagttatttaaatgttccaaatcagattatcatgttattgctcagtttatcgcatgaatttcagaaccctagctatgtttttctttagttcttgattACACATGCtagtcagatatttcagtattcagttacacatgcctcagtttatgaatgcatcattatcagattaattgttgcaatctcagtttgcatgttcagttcgagctatccagtgacttacataaattcagtcataatgtattaattacttaatccattgggagtagcataataccgagttggactagggttcagcgtacccatatagtcccagaactacgagccacgtaggtgtaagtcccctctgtgggcaacatcagtttagtgatcacgccagcatgcctctatacctgtGGCAGGGTAtcttgggtcctctcgatggggcatatatatcggactccacatttagctcatgtggttttatgtcggttattagtagttcccacagttcagtcataCTCTATTGCATTCACTATATTTCAGTACAtttagtattcagtctcagcatgttataaatttggtcattgcatcagctAGCTCAGTACTCAGTATTtccagtatctatatcatgttcagatgatttcattgctttattgctttgttcagttatatgttatttcagctttactctatcctgcatgcttagtacctttcaagtactgacgcatacgtgcgctacatcttctcgtgatataggttcaggttcttaacatccaaatcacgcttagatcggttcccgatctccagttcagcaacattagtagtgagtcctcattcttcgaggactagtgacatgtctatctttatcgcttttagtctttagtttcagttttggcTAGACCTAGTTAGGGCATGTctcaacatttctagtcagtttagaggcttatttcagacatagttagattcagcttagtattgagttaataacttttttgtattaaactcatcaattttcatatatctcagttatagtatatgggtattccccatcttttcagtttatttatgatttagcttccgcattagtttattatctttagtatgctcatgatcatgccagcagggttagattgggatcacttgtggttctaggtcccgtgtccgcgtctcggaggtacctcggggtgtgacaaacttggtatcaaagcattaggtttaagtgtcctaggatgtctgaaaagccacgctaggtagagtccttttcatggatgTGTAGTGCACACCACATCTAATGaaagggaggctacaaagtgtctttaggaaaaattttcattttcttgttactcctATCGTGCGTAAAGgatgatctaattccattctaactcgatgttttacgtttcagtgatcatgcctcctcgtacaGCTAACGCCAagaatgcgaatgccaggaacgcaAATGCAGTTCCTTTGGTCCCTGATCAAGAAGTGTCGAATGTAGAGTTCAGGAAtgtcattcagatgttggctcaaagtgtcgctaaccagaacaatcagcgagTTCAAGTTCCTGTGAATGCCAATGTTGGGTCAGCTACAGCCAGGGTGcgagactttgttaggatgaatccgccagagttcttaggatcacaagttggagaagatccccagaatttcttggatgagatcaagaagatctttgaggttatgcaggtcactgggaatgatcgggttgagttagcatcttaccagcttaaggatgtagctcatatctggtatactcagtcgaaggagaacaggggtacaaatGCTGCACCTATTACTTAGGAatgtttcagcgaaacctttctagacaggttctgccccatagagttgagagaagcaaaggcccaggaatttatgaacttaaggcagggtaacatgactgtccaagagtatgggctcaagtttaaccaactctccaggtatgctcctcacatggttgctgattccagggctcagatgaataagttcttttatggagtgtcagacttagtgaaaacagagtgcagaaatgctatgttgttaggagacatgaacatctctaggctcatgactcatgctcagcaggttgagggtgataagcttagggaacaagctaaggagactaagaaagcaagaacaggtaactatGAGTATTCCCAAGAGAGATCAGGttgtggaaatcgctcgcagtttcagtagaagtcttcgactctagccccttcatcagctagtgctccatcccccAAGTTtcgtaatgatcagaaaggtagggcgttaggctctaagtctcaaggtagtgtttcaggcaccaaaacctacccaacttgcccgaagtgtagtaagaaccatccgggtgagtgccttgcaggtaaggaaggatgttttaggtgtggtcagtctggtcatagattgaaggattgtccttcaagacaaggtcaaggaggaaataattgtagagctcagtctacaacttcagcagcaccagcaggtcggcCGACTCAGtagggtaactcttctggtactggtGGTGGACAACGCCAAAACAAGCTTTATGCTtttcaggctcgtcaagatcaggaataTTCTCCtaatgtagtcactggtacgttacgagtctttgatcttgatgtctATGCATTATTacatccaggggctactttgtcttttgtaactccttatatagcagtccaattcagtgttagcccagaaaatctttcagaacccttctcagtccagttggtgacccagttatggCTAGACAGGTATACAGAAATTGTCCTGTCACAGTCtttcagaaagtcacctcaacagatcttgtagagttaaaaatggtagacttcgatgtcatttgaagcatggattggttatattcatgttatgcctcagctgattgtagaactaggattgttcgttttcagtttccagacgaaccaatcttagaatgaaagggt
The Solanum stenotomum isolate F172 chromosome 12, ASM1918654v1, whole genome shotgun sequence DNA segment above includes these coding regions:
- the LOC125847133 gene encoding SKP1-like protein 1A; this translates as MSSEKLITFKTSDGEEFKLNESVAVRSEVIKNMKYSEEGVTKDQLKSFDQDFLKMSQSELVGVLLAANFFDDKQMKEVIIQEFADRIKGKPIEEIREVFGIVNDYTPEEEEEVRRENAWAFE